The nucleotide window AGGTGTTCGGTCCGCGCCACATCTGTTGGGTGGCTCCGGTGCAGATAGGCACTGGGCCAGTTACCCTGATTCAACTCGTAGAATACCGGTTTCCCTTCAATATTCTCTTCTTTCATACCTACTTCCATAAGCCGGTGCGCCTCATCATCCGAACC belongs to Chloroflexota bacterium and includes:
- a CDS encoding phosphoenolpyruvate carboxykinase, translating into MSTPLENWVEEVARLTKPDRIWWCDGSDDEAHRLMEVGMKEENIEGKPVFYELNQGNWPSAYLHRSHPTDVARTEHL